A stretch of the Acomys russatus chromosome 23, mAcoRus1.1, whole genome shotgun sequence genome encodes the following:
- the Sgms2 gene encoding phosphatidylcholine:ceramide cholinephosphotransferase 2, which yields MDVIETAKLEGRLENQTDDSTNTYTSPPEAVEEESKNGNGKPKSLPNGLRKGAKKYPDYIQISMPPDSRSKFPLEWWKTGIAFVYALFNLVLTTVMITVVHERVPPKELSPPLPDKFFDYIDRVKWAFSVSEINGIVLVGLWIVQWLFLRYKSIVGRRFFFIIGTLYLYRCITMYVTTLPVPGMHFQCAPKLNGDSQAKIQRILRLISGGGLSITGSHILCGDFLFSGHTVVLTLTYLFIKEYSPRHFWWYHLVCWLLSAAGIICILVAHEHYTVDVIIAYYITTRLFWWYHSMANEKNLKVSSQTNFLSRAWWFPIFYFFEKNVQGSIPCCFSWPLSWPPGCFKSSCKKYSRVQKIGEDNEKST from the exons ATGGATGTCATAGAGACTGCAAAGCTTGAAGGCCGTTTGGAAAATCAAACCGACGACTCCACCAACACTTACACAAGTCCCCCTGAagctgtggaagaagaaagcaaaaatggCAATGGTAAACCCAAGAGCTTACCCAATGGCTTACGAAAGGGAGCCAAGAAGTACCCGGACTACATCCAGATTTCTATGCCCCCTGACTCCAGGAGCAAGTTTCCCCTGGAGTGGTGGAAAACCGGCATTGCCTTTGTGTATGCACTCTTCAATCTTGTGCTGACGACGGTCATGATCACAGTTGTGCACGAGAGGGTTCCTCCCAAGGAGCTCAGCCCTCCACTCCCAGACAAGTTTTTTGACTACATCGACCGGGTAAAATGGGCATTTTCTGTATCAGAAATCAATGGGATTGTATTAGTTGGCTTATGGATCGTCCAGTGGCTTTTTCTGAGATACAA gTCAATAGTGGGGCGCAGGTTCTTCTTTATCATCGGAACTTTATACCTGTATCGCTGTATTACTATGTATGTCACTACGTTACCTGTGCCAGGAATGCACTTCCAGTGTGCTCCGAAG CTCAATGGAGACTCTCAGGCAAAAATACAACGGATTCTCCGGTTGATTTCTGGCGGTGGACTGTCCATAACGGGGTCACACATCCTGTGTGGAGACTTCCTCTTCAGCGGCCATACGGTGGTGCTCACACTGACCTACTTGTTCATCAAAGAAT ACTCGCCTCGTCACTTCTGGTGGTATCACTTGGTCTGCTGGTTGCTCAGCGCCGCCGGGATCATCTGCATTCTTGTAGCACATGAGCACTATACTGTCGACGTGATCATCGCCTATTACATCACAACGCGGCTGTTTTGGTGGTACCATTCCATGGCCAATGAGAAG aacttgaaggTTTCTTCCCAGACGAATTTCTTATCTCGGGCTTGGTGGTTccccattttctatttttttgagaaGAATGTCCAAGGCTCAATTCCTTGCTGCTTCTCCTGGCCACTGTCCTGGCCCCCTGGCTGCTTCAAGTCATCGTGTAAAAAGTATTCACGGGTCCAGAAGATCGGGGAGGACAACGAGAAGTCTACCTGA